The nucleotide sequence TTGTCATTATGGTCATCAGCATGTACGGGATGCTTTACTTTATGCCGGGGCACTTAGCTGTACTGTTATCGACAATGATCGTTGCAACGATTGGGGTGTTATTGGAAAAATGACAACCTCAGTAGCGATGGTTTTATTAATTTTAGGTTGTGCTTTAGTAACATGGATTCCTAGAATATTGCCGTTTATATTAGTGAAAAATATGAAGATGCCGAAAATCGTTTTGCGATGGCTTGCCTACATACCGGTTTGTATATTGTCCGCCCTTGTAATTGAAGGTTTCTTTGAGAAAGAAGAAGCAATCGTTACGGTTCAATGGCTAAACGTGATGGCATTTATTCCAACATTATTTGTTGCATTAATCACAAAAAGTTTATCAAAAACAGTAATTGCCGGTGTCGTAACAATGGCGGGACTGCGATTGATTGTCGGGTGAAGGTTACAGAGCTTGTTTAGTTAAATTTGACTGAACAAGCTTTTTTGGGTTTGATGAAATGTGGAAATTTCTTTGGGGTAAGTAGAACACTATGTATGGGGGAAGTAGGTACTTTTATTGAAAGTAGAAAGCGATGTTTATATTAGCTAATGAAGATTCTGAAGTGGAAAGTTGCTCGTCGAAAGTAGAATCTTTATTAGGGAATGTAGAACTTTTCATTCTGTAAGTAGAACTTTTGTATTGAAATGTAGAACCTTTCACGTGGAAAGTAGAAGCCGCCACTTTCATTAGCTAATGTCGATACGAAAGTAGAAACTTCCTTGAGGTAAGTAGAACTTTTATTACGAAATGTAGAACTTTTCACGTTGAAAGTAGAACAATCGACTTAAAAAGTAGAAGCCGCTGCATCTACTACCTATTATAACCATTTTAGTATAGCCCCTTTAGTGCTTTATTTTCCTTTCTTGTCACTTTTCATGTATTAAAAATATCAGATGGTCTGGTATTTATGTTAAAATAGGAAAGATATATCGTAAACGGAGGATTTGCTGTGTATAAATATTACGGAATCGCAATAATTGCAGTCATTTTGGATCAATGGACAAAGTGGCTCATTGTTAAAAATATGGAATTAGGGGAACGCATCAGTGTATGGGATCCTTGGTTTGGCATCTTATCACATCGTAACCGTGGTGCGGCATGGGGCATGTTAGAAGGACAAATGTGGTTGTTCTCACTCGTAACAGTTGCTGTCATTATCGCAATTATTTATTTTAATCATACAGAAGCAAAGGGTAAGCCACTATTTCATGTAAGCTTAATGCTGTTATTAGGTGGTGCGGTCGGTAACTTTATTGACCGTCTATTCCGAGGAGAAGTAGTTGATTTTGTCGATGTTTTTATACCGGTAATCAATTATCATTTCCCAATCTTCAATATAGCGGACGCAGCTTTAACAATTGCTGTTGTAATGCTTTTCATTACGATCATACTAGAAGAAAAAAAGGATAAGAAAAAGGTGAAATAATGACAGTAGTCACATTAACAATAGAAGAATTTGCAGGGGAACGTATCGATAAGGCGCTTTCACAAATGGAAGAATCTTGGTCACGTTCGCAAATTAGTAACTGGCTGGATGAAGAGCGTATTTTAGTAAATGGTGCAGCCGTAAAAGCAAAATATAAAGTAAAGCAAGGGGACGTTATTGAAGTAACGGTTCCTGAAGTAGAAGATCTGGAAATCGTTCCAGAAGATTTAAATTTGGAAATTGTTTATGAAGATGCCGACGTATTAGTTGTGAATAAACCGCGTGGAATGGTAGTTCACCCGGCACCAGGCCATACTTCAGGCACATTAGTAAATGGTTTAATGCATCATTGCAAAGACTTATCAGGCATTAACGGTGTAGCACGTCCAGGTATCGTACACCGTATTGATAAAGATACGTCAGGTCTATTAATGGTTGCCAAAAATG is from Solibacillus isronensis and encodes:
- the lspA gene encoding signal peptidase II produces the protein MYKYYGIAIIAVILDQWTKWLIVKNMELGERISVWDPWFGILSHRNRGAAWGMLEGQMWLFSLVTVAVIIAIIYFNHTEAKGKPLFHVSLMLLLGGAVGNFIDRLFRGEVVDFVDVFIPVINYHFPIFNIADAALTIAVVMLFITIILEEKKDKKKVK
- a CDS encoding AzlD domain-containing protein; its protein translation is MTTSVAMVLLILGCALVTWIPRILPFILVKNMKMPKIVLRWLAYIPVCILSALVIEGFFEKEEAIVTVQWLNVMAFIPTLFVALITKSLSKTVIAGVVTMAGLRLIVG